The segment ATCAAACATCGAATAATGCTCGATCTGGCATGCGGGAATTGTGCGGCTGCGTTGTGACCGGCGGGCCCGGAACCCGCTTAGGATCACATCGGCCGCCCGGTATCAGGCTGGACCGATGCGTCCCGGCGGTATCGATTGCGCGCGGCGTCCGCAAGGCGTGTTGCGATTAATTAATGCGAACCCTCGTCGGAGCCGCTCAGGAACAGACCCAGGAAACCGAGGATCATCACGGCGCCGGCCGTGAGCAGAATCCCCAGCAGGACCAGAAAAGCCACCGCCCCGAAAGTCACGCCATCGAGAAAAATCATTCGAACCTCCTAACCTGTTGGGTTCAGTCGTTTTTGTGCTGTTCCTTGTGGACCACTTCCGCATCCACGGTCTGGCCCTGGCGGTGTTCGACCTGCTTCTCTTCCGAGCTGCCGGCCTCCGCCTCGCCGTCGTTCATCGCCTTTTTGAAGCTCTTGATCGCCCCGCCGACGTCGGAACCGATATTGCGCAGCTTTTTGGTGCCGAACAAAACGATGACGATCAACAGGATCAACACCAGCGATCCGATACTGATTCCACCCGCACCCATGATGCTCTCCTCTCAACTGACTCGCCGCGGACATTCCGCGAATTGATAAACCGCTTAACTAGCGGCCTGACGGCCTTACCCGGCCTGGCCGCGACCGGCCTTTTCCTCGATGCCCGAGGTGCCGAAACGCCGTTCCAGCTCCGCCAGCACCTGACCTGGTTCCAGGCCCTGCTGGCTCAGCAGTACCAGGCTATGAAACCACAAATCGGCCACCTCGTAGACAATCTTGTCAGGGTCGCCGTCCTTT is part of the Gammaproteobacteria bacterium genome and harbors:
- the tatA gene encoding twin-arginine translocase TatA/TatE family subunit: MGAGGISIGSLVLILLIVIVLFGTKKLRNIGSDVGGAIKSFKKAMNDGEAEAGSSEEKQVEHRQGQTVDAEVVHKEQHKND
- a CDS encoding phosphoribosyl-ATP diphosphatase yields the protein MAETEILARLAAVLEARKQAEPGSSYVAGLYAKGLDAILKKIGEEATETVMAAKDGDPDKIVYEVADLWFHSLVLLSQQGLEPGQVLAELERRFGTSGIEEKAGRGQAG